The Pseudomonas sp. R4-35-07 nucleotide sequence CTGAACCGTGAGTGGAACGCTTTGCACAAGGACCAGCTCGCGCCGTATCTGGCCTACGCGGCCAAACCCGACAAGCTGCTCCAGGCCCTGAGCTTGTGTGCCAGCGCCATGGGCGATTACTTCAACGAGCATCCCGAAGCGCTCAATGGCGACCTGCAAGCCTTTTACTTCGAGGCGCTGCAATTTGCCAAGGTGGCTGAGCTGTTCAATGAGCATTTCATCTTCGATATCAGCAAACGCACATTCAGCGGCAAGCGCAGCAGTTCGACCCTGTGCCTGCGCAACGTGGTGCCGGCCGAATTCATCCGGCCCCGGTTGACCGCCGCGCGCAGCAGCGTGCTGTTTTCCGCAACCCTGAGCCCACGCCACTATTACGCCGACCTGCTCGGGTTGCCGGCGGACACCGCCTGGGTCGACGTCGAATCGCCGTTCCAGGCCGAGCAATTGCGGGTGAGCATCGTCGAGCGTATTTCCACGCGCTTTGTGCATCGCCAAGCGTCGCTGGAACCCATCGTGGCCTTGATCGCCCAGCAATTTGCCGAGCAACCCGGCAACTACCTGGCGTTTTTCTCAAGCTTCGATTACCTGCAACAAGTGGCGCAGCTGATGGCCGAGCGTCATCCGCAGATTGCGCTGTGGTTGCAGTCGCGGGGCATGGCCGAGGCGCAGCGCCAGGCCTTTCTGGACCAGTTCACCCAGCACAGCCAGGGCATCGGCTTTGCGGTGCTGGGCGGCGCCTTTGGCGAAGGCATCGATCTGCCCGGTGCGCGCCTGATCGGGGCGTTTATCGCCACCTTGGGCTTGCCGCAGCTCAACCCGGTGAATGAACAGATGAAGATTCGCATGGGCGCGATCTTCGGCGCGGGGTATGACTACACCTATTTGTACCCCGGTATCCAGAAAGTCGTGCAGGCGGCGGGGAGGGTGATCCGCAGCCAGCACGACCGCGGGGTGGTGATGTTGATCGATGACCGTTTTGGCGAAGCGCGGGTGCGGCAGTTGTTGCCCAGGTGGTGGTCGATTGATAGCTGACAGGTGGACTGCGGTCCATGTGGGAGGGGGCTTGCCCCCGATACCGGTGGGTCAGCTACACATAAGCTGGCTGATAGACCGCCATCGGGGGCAAGCCCCCTCCCACAGTTTGATCCGGGGTGGGCTTAGACCACTTCCAGATAGGAGCTTTGTATCGATCGCGCCAACTCGCGCACGCTGTCGATAAAGTCCGTCAGCCGTGTGTGCAGCCCGTCTTCCAGGATCTCATCGATGCCCGTGTACCTGAGCCGCGCCTCGAACTCCGCCGCCAGGCGCTGCGCCGTGCGCCCGTAGCTGCCGGGCAGGTCCGCGAGGATATGGCTCAGTTCCTCGATGCACGCATGCAGCGAGCGCGGCACATCACTGCGCAGCAGGAGCAACTCCGACACCGAGCGTGCATTCAAGGCGTTCGGGTACAACTCGGTATACGCCTCGAACGACGATAACGCGCGCAGCAGGGCGCTCCACTGGTAATAACCGCGTGCCGACAGGTCGCTGACTTCTTCGGACTCTTCACCAAACATCTCATAACGCGCATCCAGCAGGCGCAGGGTGTTATCCGCGCGCTCGACAAAGGTGCCCAGGCGAATGAATCGATAGGCGTCATTGCGCATGATGGTGCCTGAGGTCGCGCCGCGAAACAGGTGCGAGCGTTGCTTGACCCAGTCACAGAAGTGGCTGATGCCGTGTCGCGCCAGGCCGCCGGCGGCGATGCTGCGCATTTCCAGCCAGGTGGCGTTGAGGTTCTCCCACATGTCGGCGGTGATGCGTCCGCGCACCGCGTGGGCGTTGCTCCGGGCGGCGCGCAGGCAGTTGTAGATGCTCGCCGGGTTTTCTTCATCCAGGGCGAAGAAATGCAGCATGCGTTCGGCGTCCAGTTGCGTGTGGCGCTCCAGGTAACTGTCCAGGGTGCCGCTGCTGAGCAGTGACATCGCCAGTTCATCCAGCCCATCGCTGCGCCCGGCCTGGGGCATCAACGACAGCGAATAGCTGACTTCCAGCATGCGCGCCAGGTTCTCGGCGCGTTCCAGGTAGCGGGACATCCAGTACAAGTCTGCGGCGGTTCTACTCAACATACTCAGCCCTCCACCACCCAGGTGTCCTTGGTTCCGCCGCCTTGCGACGAGTTGACGATCAGCGAGCCTTCACGCAACGCCACGCGCGTCAGGCCACCGGGCACCAGGCGCGTTTCCTTGCCCGACAGCACAAAGGGGCGCAGGTCGATATGCCGTGGCGCGATGCCGTTTTCGACAAAGGTCGGGCAGGTCGACAGGCTCAGGGTCGGCTGTGCGATGTAGGCGTGGGGCCGGGCCTTGATGCGCTGGCGGAAGTCCTCGATCTCGGCGGCGCTGGACGCCGGGCCGACCAGCATGCCGTAGCCGCCGGAGCCCTGGGTTTCCTTGACCACCAGATGCTCAAGGTTGGCCAGCACATGGGACAACTCCTCCGGCTTGCGGCACTGGAAGGTCGGCACGTTTTGCAGCACCGGCTCTTCATCCAGGTAGAAGCGGATCATGGCCGGGACATAGGGGTAGATCGACTTGTCATCCGCCACGCCGGTGCCGATGGCGTTGGCCAGCACCACGTTGCCGGCGCAATACGCCGCGACCAGGCCGGGCACGCCGAGCATCGAGTCGGGATTGAACGCCTCGGGGTCGAGGAACGCGTCGTCAATGCGCCGATAAATCACGTCCACAGCCTTGGGGCCGTCGGTGGTGCGCATGAACACCTTGAGGTCGTGGACGAACAGGTCGGCGCCTTCCACCAATTCCACGCCCATCTCCCGGGCGAGGAAGGCGTGTTCGAAAAACGCGCTGTTGAAGCGGCCCGGCGTCAGCACCACCACGTTGGGGTTGTCCAGGCGGCTCGAGCTTTTCAGGGTCTTGAGCAGCAGGTTGGGGTAGTGGTCGACCGGCGCAATGCGCTGCTTGGCGAACACTTCCGGGAACAGGCGCATCATCATCTTGCGGTCTTCGAGCATGTAGCTCACGCCGCTGGGAGTGCGCAGGTTGTCTTCGAGCACGTAGTAGGTGCCGTCGCCGTCGCGCACCAGGTCCACCCCGGAAATATGCGAATAGATGCCCCGGTGCAGGTCGAGGCCGACCATTGCCTGTTGATAGCCCTCGTTGCCCAGCACCTGGTCGGCCGGGATGATCCCGGCCTTGATGATGCGCTGGTCGTGGTAGATGTCGGCGAGGAACATGTTCAGCGCGTTGACCCGCTGGATGCAGCCACGCTCGATCACGCTCCATTCGCTGGCGGGGATGCTGCGCGGGATGATATCGAAGGGGATCAGGCGCTCGGTGTCCTGTTCGTCGCCATAGAGGGTGAAGGTGATCCCGGCGCGGTGGAATAACAAATCGGCTTCGCGGCGTCGCTGGGCCAGCAGTTCCGGCGGCGTGTTGGCCAGCCAGCGGGAGAAATCCTGGTAGTGCGCGCGGCAAACGCCTTGCGCGTCATTCATTTCGTCAAAGAAAGATCGAGCCATTCCAGTACCTTGTCAGTGCCGAGGGGAGCGCGGGGGGCACTGCCGCTTTTAAACGCATTTTTTATGAGCCCGTGGTCGAGGGTGCCAACGGGCCTGGTCCTTACTTTCTTATGGGGTCGGCTCTGGGTCGGGGGGTAACGAATGCTCCTGAATGTGGGCAGATGAATGGTTTAAGCAAGGCGTGTGCCGGAACCGCTGAGACACGCTGATTCTCCCGCTGGAGTGCGCAGCACGTCCTGTTGCAGGGCCATTGCCGCCCGGCGCAAGCAAGCGCCCGCGCCACAACGCTTCAATTTGGTGCGCGACAAACTTGAACTTCACCCAAGCGCGCTTCTTCTAATAAGCCTTGAAACCTTGTGGAGCCCCTCGTCGTGCCCAGAATCATTTCGCCCAACACCCCGGAAGCGGCCCTGACCGACCACAGCGAGCACAACGCCAAGATCTTCGGTTCGCCCAAGGACCGTCTCGACTTCTATCGTCGCGAGATCCAGTACGAAACCAGCATCCTGGCCAACCGCACCGACGCCTACCTCACCGCCCAGTCATTTCTGGTCATTGCCTTCGTCTCCGGGATGGGCAATCTCAACCCGGAGTGGGGCAAGCTGTTCACCCTGCTGGTGCCGGCCATTCTCGCCGCGCTGGGGATCCTCAGCTCACTCAACGCCTGGCCGGGCATACGCGCCGCCTACGAGATCATCGATCACTGGCACTACAAGCAAAGCGAGCTGCTGCGCAGTGAACCGGTGATGGGCATGGCCTACGATGACTCGCCGTTGTTTTCCGAAATGGAGTCGACCCACAAGGGCTATCGCAAATCGCTGCTGTTTTCCATGCGCGCGCCTTGGCTATTCATGGGGTTCTGGCTGGTATTGGGCATCTACGCCTTCTACATCCAGGTCGACAACCCGTTGCGATGAGCAATCGTACGGAACTTCATCCAGTAACGCGGCGCCTTAGCATTACGGGGTATAGATTCCCCACAGGCCTGTAAGAGGTGTGCCATGACGACAAACAACGATCCCCAAACCAGTAACCGCAACGACCCAGCGATCGACGGTGGCGAGCCGGCCCCCAGCACTGGCGCCGATGCGCCCAAAGATCCAGCGCCAGCAAGCGACCCAAAGGCCAAGGAAAACGACTACAGTCCAGACTTCAAGCCTGAGCCGCTCGAGCCCAAGCCTGAAACCGATGCTGATATCGACACCCAAGGCGGTTAGAGGAGACAGTTATGTCAAAAGAACTGGATGAAGAACTCAACGATCCTGGAAATGAAGACCCAGGTTCGTTGATGGACGATGCCGAAGTGCCGCTCAACGACTTGGATGAAGCGGCGGACGTCGGCAACACCGAGGAGCAGGACTGATCCGATGGCTGCCAAGGGGGCTCGAGCTTGCAGCAAACGTCTTGCTCGGGCTGCCCACCGGCCTGCGCCCGTTGCGATTACAGCGGCCAGGCGTCACGTTTTTTGCACGGCACGGCGCTCGTACCACGCCAGCATCGGCTGAGTGCTCAGGCCATGCACGACAATGCTCAAGGCGATCACCGACACCGTAAGGTCCACGGCTACCGCGCTGCTGGTGCCGATCAGGCCGTGATTGAGGGCATAGAACAGGTAGAAGATACTGCCGATCCCGCGAATGCCGAACCAGCCCATCAAGCCGCGTTGGCGAAGATCGATCAGGCGTCCCCAGGGCATCGCCAATACGCTCAGCGGCCGGATCACGCAGAACAACAACGCCGCTATCGGCAGGGCGCGCCAATCCCAATGACTGGCCAGCACGATCCCCAGCACCGTCACCAGGAACACTTCCATCGAACGCTCCACCAGCCCGCCGAACGCGAGCATGTCGCCCATCATGACTCCGGCGGCAATTTGCGTGTCTTCCAGCGCGCTGACATCGCCGTGCAAGGCTTTTTCCGGCGCGACTTCCAGATGCCCGACCACGGGTTGGGCCAGGTGCTCGGACGGTGTCTGCGCTTTGCCGCTGGATTTGAATTCGGCCTGGCGCAACCCCAGCCCGGCGGCGAATACCGCCAGGAAGCCATAGCCACCCACGGCTTGCGCCGCCACGTAGGCCAAGGCAATCAAGGCCAGGGTCAGGTAATCGTTGGGCGACAGGGTGCTGTCGGCATTGGCGATGCGCATGCGCAAGGTCACACGCCCGATGCCCCGGCCCATCCAGTAGCCAATCAACAAGCCGGCCGGCACCGCCCACAGCAGGTTCTTCAGTACCCAGCCACCCAGCCAGTCACCGTCGAAGCCGCCGTGCTGCATGAACAGCAGCGCGAAAATCACAAAGGGAAAAGCCGTGCCATCGTTCAGCCCGGCTTCACCGGACAAGCCGAAACGCAGCGGGTCATCGTCCTGGGCATTGTTGACCTGGACCAGGCCGGCCAGCACCGGGTCAGTCGGTGCGAGCATGGCGCCGACCAGCAATGACGCGCCCCATGACAACGCCAACAGATAGTGCAACGCCAGGCACACGCCGAAGATGGTCAATAGCATCACCGGCCCGGCCATGCCGAAGGCGATACGCCAGGTGCGATGCTTGAGGGGCAGGCGCAGTTTCAAGCCGCTGACGAACAGTGAAAACAGCACCGCAACTTCAGTCAGGTGCTCCATCCAGCGGGCCGAGCCCTTGATGTCCAGGTGCAGCAGGTTAGCGCCCATCGGGCCGATGGCGACCCCAAGCAACAGGCACACCGCCGAGGTAGTCACCGGCATCCAGCGCAGGTAGGAGGAGGTGAGGGCCAATATCAGCAAAATAGCCCCGAGTACGGCCATCCATAAAATAAATGTCATCAAGCGTGCATCCGGCCGTGGTCTATGCAGATTGGAGAGGCATGGCCGGACACAGGTTCAATGTGGTTTGACGCTTGCTAGCCGCAGTATCAAGAGCGCCGGAGTCATCGGTCAACGCGCGGGTACCAGGCGCTCCAGCAGCAGACGCTCCAGGGTGGAAGCCGGCAATGGTCGGCTGAACAGGTAGCCCTGGATCTGGTCACACCCGGCCTCCTTCAAAAACGCCAGCTGATCCTGGGTTTCCACGCCTTCGGCCACCACTCGCAGGTTCAGGCTGTGGGCCAGTTCGATGATGGTGCGGGTGATGGCCGCATCCTGTGGGTTGGAGGTGACTTCGCGGATGAAGGCGATGTCGATCTTCAGGGTGTCGATGGGAAAACGGCGCAGATACGCCAGGCTTGAATAGCCGGTGCCGAAGTCATCGATGGAGATTTTCACGCCCATGGCGCGCAGGCGCTGCAGGCTGGCGATGGTGCGCTGAGTGTTCTCCATCAGCGAGCTTTCGGTCAGTTCGACCTCCAGGTAATGGGCCTGAACCCCGGTCCTGGCCAGGGTATGGGCGATATCGGCAATCAGGTCGCCTTCGATCAATTGGTGACCCGAGACATTCACCGACACTTCCACAGCGCCGATAACGCCGCGTTGCCAGGTCGCGATCTGTCGGCACACGCTGTCGATCACCCAGCGCCCGACAATCACGATCAAGCCAATGCTCTCCAGTATGGGAATGAACACCGCCGGAGACACTGGCCCATAGCCTGGGCGCTCCCAGCGCAGCAACG carries:
- a CDS encoding alpha-E domain-containing protein, which translates into the protein MLSRTAADLYWMSRYLERAENLARMLEVSYSLSLMPQAGRSDGLDELAMSLLSSGTLDSYLERHTQLDAERMLHFFALDEENPASIYNCLRAARSNAHAVRGRITADMWENLNATWLEMRSIAAGGLARHGISHFCDWVKQRSHLFRGATSGTIMRNDAYRFIRLGTFVERADNTLRLLDARYEMFGEESEEVSDLSARGYYQWSALLRALSSFEAYTELYPNALNARSVSELLLLRSDVPRSLHACIEELSHILADLPGSYGRTAQRLAAEFEARLRYTGIDEILEDGLHTRLTDFIDSVRELARSIQSSYLEVV
- a CDS encoding circularly permuted type 2 ATP-grasp protein, which gives rise to MARSFFDEMNDAQGVCRAHYQDFSRWLANTPPELLAQRRREADLLFHRAGITFTLYGDEQDTERLIPFDIIPRSIPASEWSVIERGCIQRVNALNMFLADIYHDQRIIKAGIIPADQVLGNEGYQQAMVGLDLHRGIYSHISGVDLVRDGDGTYYVLEDNLRTPSGVSYMLEDRKMMMRLFPEVFAKQRIAPVDHYPNLLLKTLKSSSRLDNPNVVVLTPGRFNSAFFEHAFLAREMGVELVEGADLFVHDLKVFMRTTDGPKAVDVIYRRIDDAFLDPEAFNPDSMLGVPGLVAAYCAGNVVLANAIGTGVADDKSIYPYVPAMIRFYLDEEPVLQNVPTFQCRKPEELSHVLANLEHLVVKETQGSGGYGMLVGPASSAAEIEDFRQRIKARPHAYIAQPTLSLSTCPTFVENGIAPRHIDLRPFVLSGKETRLVPGGLTRVALREGSLIVNSSQGGGTKDTWVVEG
- a CDS encoding sodium:proton antiporter — encoded protein: MTFILWMAVLGAILLILALTSSYLRWMPVTTSAVCLLLGVAIGPMGANLLHLDIKGSARWMEHLTEVAVLFSLFVSGLKLRLPLKHRTWRIAFGMAGPVMLLTIFGVCLALHYLLALSWGASLLVGAMLAPTDPVLAGLVQVNNAQDDDPLRFGLSGEAGLNDGTAFPFVIFALLFMQHGGFDGDWLGGWVLKNLLWAVPAGLLIGYWMGRGIGRVTLRMRIANADSTLSPNDYLTLALIALAYVAAQAVGGYGFLAVFAAGLGLRQAEFKSSGKAQTPSEHLAQPVVGHLEVAPEKALHGDVSALEDTQIAAGVMMGDMLAFGGLVERSMEVFLVTVLGIVLASHWDWRALPIAALLFCVIRPLSVLAMPWGRLIDLRQRGLMGWFGIRGIGSIFYLFYALNHGLIGTSSAVAVDLTVSVIALSIVVHGLSTQPMLAWYERRAVQKT
- a CDS encoding EAL domain-containing response regulator, producing the protein MASQPATLLIVDDEPQVRKLLETLLQHEGYQTLSAASGEEALLFVAQQPPDLILLDIMMPGMDGYEVASHLKGDETTASIPIIMLSALSESSARVSGLETGAEEFLSKPVERVELWLRVRNLLRLKARGDQLKNHSLLLEQQLQRQTDQTTGMSVHDLARQDLEKDLRLAVEQQDFTLHYQPKIELAGGQICALEALLRWERPGYGPVSPAVFIPILESIGLIVIVGRWVIDSVCRQIATWQRGVIGAVEVSVNVSGHQLIEGDLIADIAHTLARTGVQAHYLEVELTESSLMENTQRTIASLQRLRAMGVKISIDDFGTGYSSLAYLRRFPIDTLKIDIAFIREVTSNPQDAAITRTIIELAHSLNLRVVAEGVETQDQLAFLKEAGCDQIQGYLFSRPLPASTLERLLLERLVPAR